Sequence from the Clostridium botulinum genome:
TCACCTTTACATAAATAAATCATTGCAATTATATAATAACATAAGATATAGAATTAACTTTTATCTTTTTGTTTTTAATCATTCATGAGCACACCTCCCTTTCAACTTATAATTAGATTATATATTTAATAATTAAAGAGAAGCTTCTATAAAAACTAAAGATTTTCTAAAGAAAGATAAAAAACTTTTAATAATACATTGATATTGAAATATAAATTTCATACCTTTATAACTTTAACCTTCACAATTCCATAAAAAATTAGCTCTGTTTTAAATGAATCTTGATATTTTAAAACAGAGCATAAAATAAAATGCATAGTATGTAAAAATAACATACCATGCATTGATACTATATTAAAAAGCAATACTAAAAATCACCTTAAAACTTTATCTATTAAATTATTGAACTTTAAAAGTTCTTCTTTGTTATATTCCTTTATTATTTCATCCATACAATACTTTATATAATATTGTATTATTATTTTGCCAGCATCATTTAAAGCTATTTTAAAAATTGTTATTTTTTTAGACAATTTATCATTTGAATTAGTCTGAACACATACATTCTCTAAAATTCTAACATGTCCTAAGATTTTATATAGTTTCTTTATGACTAGGTCTTTTTCATGAAAATTATCTTCGTTCAAATTACCTCCTATTAATTGCTCACAAATTATAATAAAATATTTTAATATATTATATTTAATACTTTACATCTAGTGAATACTTTATATTATTAATCTTTTGTTTCCTCAACTATATTTTTATTTATTAAATATTTTCTTATCATAAATAATCCTGCAATTGCAATAACTCCTAATAACAATTCAGTCATTGCACCCTCTTTAGGAATTAATAAAAGTTTTCTCGCTATTGCATAAAGCAAAACTTCTACTATAGTATCTGGTGTATGTAATGAAAGCATTATTACAAGTTCTATTCCTATTATTAATAAAAATATTTGTGCAAGTAAATCATTAATTTCCTCATATTCAACAATTGTATTGCTATTAATTATAAAAATTTCTACAATGTGTTTTATTACATCAATAGTGGCTAATAGTACTAATAGCATAACTACTATAGCTAAAGCAGCCTCAAAGTAATGTGCTATTTTAATATAAATTTGCTTTTTCATTTGTTTTATTCCTCCTAATTTTTACTAATCATACATAAATATATGATTAGTATGTACACTTATATAATTAAAATTACTTTTTAATTAAGTTGTTCATATAATTACCACTTTAATTTTCTATAATTTTGTTAATACTATAACTGTAATAACATACTAAGGAGATGGTTGTATTGAAAAATGATAATAAAAAAACATTTGATAAGGATAACGTTCTAAGAAATGGAACTAAGTCTCAAAATCAATACGCTAAAAATAGTTTTAACACCACTATAGAAGAACCAGCTTTAAATGAAAGTGGTAT
This genomic interval carries:
- a CDS encoding metal-sensing transcriptional repressor yields the protein MNEDNFHEKDLVIKKLYKILGHVRILENVCVQTNSNDKLSKKITIFKIALNDAGKIIIQYYIKYCMDEIIKEYNKEELLKFNNLIDKVLR